A portion of the Paenibacillus sp. PvR098 genome contains these proteins:
- the pstA gene encoding phosphate ABC transporter permease PstA: MATNENIQHVAKRNRKNKLFHQLFFVSTCFGIVALALLLIQVLVQGLGWLDWQFLTEYASRIPQNAGIKAALVGTFYLMLITAPLTFIVGVTTAIYLEEYAKDTRFSRFIQTNIANLAGVPSIVYGLLGLTVFVRMLHLERSLLSGALTMTLLVLPIIIVASQEAIRTVPQSLRNASFALGANRWQTIVRVVLPSSLPGILTGSILSMSRAIGETAPLIVIGAVSYIAFLPRSPLDSFTVMPIQIFNWASQPQAEFQNVAAAGIIILLIMLLSMNAFAIYLRNKYQKKL, from the coding sequence ATGGCAACGAATGAGAATATACAGCACGTCGCTAAAAGAAATAGAAAAAACAAGCTTTTCCATCAGTTGTTTTTTGTCTCCACCTGTTTTGGGATTGTAGCGCTCGCTTTGTTATTAATACAAGTGCTTGTTCAAGGATTGGGTTGGCTCGACTGGCAGTTTTTGACGGAGTATGCGTCCCGTATTCCCCAGAATGCCGGGATCAAGGCTGCCTTGGTCGGCACCTTTTACCTGATGCTGATCACCGCACCCCTGACGTTTATCGTTGGTGTGACCACCGCAATATATTTGGAGGAGTATGCGAAGGACACACGGTTCAGCCGTTTTATTCAAACCAATATCGCTAACCTGGCAGGAGTTCCTTCCATTGTTTATGGTCTTCTGGGGCTTACCGTATTTGTCCGTATGCTTCATCTCGAACGAAGCCTATTATCCGGAGCGTTAACGATGACGCTGCTGGTGCTTCCGATCATTATCGTTGCCTCACAAGAAGCGATTAGAACCGTACCGCAATCGCTGCGCAACGCCTCGTTTGCTCTGGGAGCCAACCGTTGGCAGACGATTGTTCGCGTCGTATTACCTTCATCCCTACCGGGAATCTTGACCGGATCCATCTTATCGATGTCCAGAGCGATCGGGGAAACTGCTCCGCTCATCGTGATCGGAGCCGTCTCTTATATTGCATTTTTACCAAGATCTCCTTTGGACAGCTTTACAGTTATGCCGATCCAAATCTTCAACTGGGCAAGCCAACCGCAAGCTGAGTTTCAGAATGTGGCCGCGGCGGGTATTATTATCTTGCTAATCATGCTGCTTAGCATGAATGCATTCGCCATTTATTTGCGTAATAAATATCAGAAGAAATTGTAG